The following are encoded in a window of Castanea sativa cultivar Marrone di Chiusa Pesio chromosome 9, ASM4071231v1 genomic DNA:
- the LOC142611115 gene encoding zeatin O-glucosyltransferase-like → MANQQQHHSHGLNKTKVAVVMVPFSAQGHLNQLLHLSRLILAYNIPVHYACTATHNRQAMLRVHGWDPNSVSDIQFHDLKIPPFLTPSPNPNAPNKFPSHLQPLINASLHLREPMASLLRELSSKATRIIVINDSLMCSVVQDLVSIPNAESYTFHSISAFTYFFNLWEAMGRALELDPYSKIIAKDLPFLEGCLTTEIMNFFHLQLKFQKLSSGFLYNTCRVMEGAYMDLMEKIEGDRKHWAIGPFNPVRNIGSNKRHKCLEWLDKESPNSVIYVSFGTTTTMEEEQIKELAIGLEKSEQKFIWVLRDADKGDIFIDGELRKADIPKGFEERVRGMGMVVRDWAPQLEILSHPSTSGFMSHCGWNSCMESITMGVPIAAWPMSSDQPMNTVLITKLLKVGIVVKDWSCRNELVTSSTVERAVKLLMASEEGDEIRKRTVDLGGAIRQSIEEGGVSRMELDSFITHITR, encoded by the coding sequence ATGGCTaaccaacaacaacatcatAGCCATGGCCTAAACAAAACCAAGGTGGCAGTGGTCATGGTACCCTTTTCTGCACAAGGCCATCTCAACCAACTCCTTCACCTCTCACGTCTTATCTTAGCCTACAATATCCCAGTTCACTATGCCTGTACTGCCACTCACAACCGTCAAGCCATGCTTCGAGTCCATGGTTGGGACCCAAATTCAGTTTCAGACATCCAATTCCATGACCTCAAAATCCCACCTTTTCTCACCCCATCGCCAAATCCCAATGCACCAAACAAGTTCCCTTCACATCTCCAACCATTAATCAATGCTTCCTTGCATCTTCGTGAACCCATGGCTTCACTTTTACGTGAACTTTCATCCAAAGCAACAAGAATCATTGTCATCAACGATTCATTGATGTGCTCAGTGGTGCAAGACTTGGTTTCTATCCCTAACGCCGAGTCATACACCTTCCATAGTATATCAGCTTTTActtacttttttaatttgtggGAAGCAATGGGAAGAGCTCTAGAATTAGATCCATACTCCAAGATAATCGCAAAAGACCTTCCATTTCTTGAAGGTTGTTTAACGACCGAGATCATGAACTTTTTTCATCTACAACTAAAGTTCCAAAAGTTAAGCTCCGGGTTCCTTTACAATACATGCAGGGTCATGGAGGGTGCATATATGGACTTAATGGAAAAGATAGAGGGAGACAGGAAGCATTGGGCTATTGGACCATTCAACCCTGTGAGAAATATAGGCTCAAATAAAAGGCACAAGTGCTTGGAGTGGCTGGATAAAGAGTCACCAAACTCAGTGATATATGTGTCTTTTGGGACAACGACTACCATGGAGGAGGAACAAATAAAGGAGCTAGCAATTGGGTTGGAAAAAAGTGAGCAAAAGTTCATCTGGGTATTAAGGGATGCTGATAAAGGTGATATTTTTATTGATGGAGAGCTTAGAAAGGCTGATATTCCTAAAGGGTTTGAAGAGAGAGTTAGAGGCATGGGGATGGTAGTGAGAGATTGGGCACCTCAATTGGAAATTCTAAGTCACCCATCAACTAGTGGATTTATGAGTCACTGTGGATGGAATTCTTGCATGGAAAGTATCACTATGGGGGTGCCAATCGCAGCATGGCCAATGTCCTCTGATCAGCCGATGAACACTGTTTTGATAACAAAATTGCTCAAAGTTGGTATTGTTGTGAAGGACTGGTCATGTAGAAATGAGTTAGTGACATCATCCACTGTAGAAAGGGCTGTAAAATTGTTGATGGCATCAGAagaaggggatgagataaggaagAGGACAGTGGATTTGGGAGGTGCTATCAGGCAATCCATTGAAGAAGGTGGAGTTTCACGCATGGAGTTGGATTCTTTCATTACTCATATTACTAGGTAG